One Equus asinus isolate D_3611 breed Donkey chromosome 26, EquAss-T2T_v2, whole genome shotgun sequence genomic window carries:
- the PSMD8 gene encoding 26S proteasome non-ATPase regulatory subunit 8, which translates to MLVKGRAPRAPPRERQKANRGGRGPAALAPPLVAGPASRPHFRRASVCRRRCRKLGRRFAASRKMAAAAVNGAAGASSSGPAAASGAVLQAAAGMYEQLKGEWNRKSPNLSKCGEELGRLKLVLLELNFLPTTGTKLTKQQLILARDILEIGAQWSILRKDIPSFERYMAQLKCYYFDYKEQLPESAYMHQLLGLNLLFLLSQNRVAEFHTELERLPAKDIQTNVYIKHPVSLEQYLMEGSYNKVFLAKGNIPAESYTFFIDILLDTIRDEIAGCIEKAYEKILFTEATRILFFNTPKKMTDYAKKRGWVLGLNNYYSFASQQQKPEDTTIPSTELAKQVIEYARQLEMIV; encoded by the exons ATGTTGGTGAAGGGCCGGGCTCCGAGGGCACCTCCCCGAGAGCGACAGAAAGCCAACCGCGGCGGGCGGGGCCCGGCGGCTCTAGCCCCGCCCCTGGTCGCAGGCCCCGCCTCCCGGCCCCACTTCCGCCGGGCGAGCGTCTGCCGGCGGCGCTGCCGTAAGTTGGGCCGGCGGTTTGCCGCATCACGGAAGATGGCGGCCGCGGCGGTGAACGGGGCGGCGGGCGCCTCGAGCTCGGGGCCTGCGGCAGCCTCGGGCGCGGTCCTGCAGGCGGCGGCCGGCATGTACGAGCAACTCAAGGGCGAGTGGAACCGTAAAAGCCCCAATCTGAGCAAGTGCGGGGAAGAGCTGGGCCGGCTCAAG CTGGTTCTGCTGGAGCTCAACTTCCTGCCAACCACAGGGACCAAACTGACCAAACAGCAGCTCATTCTGGCCC GTGACATCCTGGAGATCGGGGCCCAGTGGAGCATCCTACGGAAGGACATCCCATCCTTCGAGCGCTACATGGCACAGCTCAAATGCTACTACTTCGATTACAA GGAGCAGCTCCCCGAGTCGGCCTACATGCACCAGCTCTTGGGTCTCAACCTTCTCTTCCTGCTGTCTCAGAACCGGGTGGCTGAGTTCCACACAGAGTTGGAGCGGCTGCCTGCCAAGGACATCCAGACCAATGTCTACATCAAGCATCCCGTGTCCCTTGAGCAA TACCTGATGGAAGGCAGCTACAACAAAGTGTTCCTGGCCAAAGGCAACATCCCTGCCGAGAGCTATACCTTCTTCATCGACATCCTGCTTGACACCATCAG GGATGAGATTGCTGGGTGCATCGAGAAGGCCTATGAGAAAATCCTCTTCACTGAGGCCACTCGGATCCTCTTCTTCAACACACCCAAAAAGATGACAGACTACGCCAAGAAG CGAGGGTGGGTCCTGGGCCTCAATAACTACTACAGCTTTGCCAGCCAGCAGCAGAAGCCGGAAGATACCACCATCCCCTCCACGGAACTGGCGAAACAGGTCATCGAGTATGCCCGGCAGCTGGAGATGATCGTCTGA
- the GGN gene encoding gametogenetin isoform X2 gives MGPKWLNSSCMGPWGRRRECQESGNRNEAGDECLSGSWRTGAGPMGTGRTTYSQPRGGPHNPGRLTGRSFSDHSPRPPSEMGNVQSEPSAGGGSRKEQASDRSSDSRRTSLAEPEVTPSSPAMRLARGLGVWFPGSSAPPGLLVPPEPQASPSPLPPTLELPSPVTPLSQEAAAAAVSTPPPPPVGTLMPAPSKWRKPTGPPVPRIRGLLEASHRGQGDPPNLRPLPPPPPPRQLMEEDPDPVPRTPTPIPPPMEPRKPLPPPPSDCQPPERRIAPALATPGHGGEGQAGGGACGGALPQAGEGEMARPAASEPGLSLLCKVTFKLGPPLPPAAASSSLATKASLGGGGGGRFFSSTSGAISYAEVLKQGRLAPGAARPSGEVPRGTQEAKGGDGDGEGCSGRPSAPATHAGTLPPPPYTTLPGSKPKFDWVSPPDGPERHFRFNGAGGGVGSPRRRGAALSGPWGSPPPLPGQMHPAPGPRRPSPALLAPPMFIFPAPTNGKPVRPGPPGPQELPPPPPPRAPPTPPPAPPPTPQPPVLQPTPLPVAPPPTPGPGDLESALAPAPAPAPAPALPLALAADQAPARASAPAPSPAQAPSPAQAPSPAPAPTPTTAEPSPPPPAPKARTRRNKGSRAARGATRENGAPGDGPHEQTAAAVTDSGGGSGGGGAPPAGTATTGAARHWPPFQVLNSCPCKCYCRHQPRHRRLPRNVSAWLSTPTNHLSEPPWVATIKLAGSLVAGLEHYDLQATHSN, from the exons ATGGGGCCTAAGTGGCTGAACAGCAGCTGTATGGGGCCATGGGGAAGAAGGCGTGAGTGTCAAGAGTCAGGGAACAGGAATGAGGCTGGAGACGAGTGCCTGAGTGGATCTTGGAGGACAGGGGCGGGGCCGATGGGGACGGGTAGGACCACGTACAGCCAGCCTCGTGGGGGTCCCCACAATCCTGGCAGACTGACTGGAAGAAGTTTTTCTGACCACAGTCCCCGACCTCCGTCAGAAATGGGGAACGTGCAGTCGGAGCCGTCCGCAGGCGGGGGCTCCCGAAAAGAGCAGGCCTCGGACCGCTCCTCCGACTCCCGCCGGACGTCCCTGGCGGAGCCCGAGgtcaccccctcctccccggccaTGCGCCTGGCTCGCGGGCTGGGCGTCTGGTTCCCCGGCAGCTCCGCACCCCCGGGACTCCTGGTTCCCCCGGAGCCCCAGGCCtcaccctcacccctgcccccGACCTTAGAACTGCCCTCGCCAGTGACGCCCCTTTCTCAGGAGGCGGCTGCGGCCGCGGTCTCCacaccacccccgccccccgtGGGGACCCTGATGCCCGCGCCGTCTAAGTGGCGAAAACCCACGGGCCCACCGGTGCCCCGAATCCGCGGTCTGCTGGAGGCGAGCCACCGCGGCCAGGGCGACCCTCCGAATCTCcgcccgctgccgccgccgccgccgccccggcaACTGATGGAAGAGGACCCCGACCCTGTCCCGAGGACCCCAACCCCGATTCCGCCGCCCATGGAGCCGCGGAAGCCGCTGCCGCCGCCACCTTCCGATTGCCAGCCCCCGGAGCGCAGAATCGCCCCCGCGCTGGCCACACCCGGGCACGGCGGCGAAGGCCAGGCGGGCGGCGGGGCCTGCGGTGGGGCGCTTCCCCAGGCCGGCGAGGGCGAGATGGCCCGGCCTGCGGCCTCGGAGCCTGGCCTCAGCCTGCTGTGTAAAGTCACCTTCAAGTTGGGGCCCCCGTTGCCCCCTGCAGCGGCGTCGAGTTCCTTAGCGACCAAAGCCTCCCTCGGGGGCGGCGGAGGTGGAAGATTCTTCTCCTCCACCTCGGGCGCCATCTCTTACGCTGAGGTCCTAAAGCAGGGGCGCCTGGCTCCGGGGGCCGCTCGGCCCTCGGGAGAGGTCCCTCGGGGGACTCAGGAAGCAAAGGGCGGTGATGGAGACGGCGAAGGGTGTTCTGGACGCCCCTCGGCGCCAGCGACCCACGCCGGGACTCTTCCGCCACCACCTTACACCACCTTGCCAGGCTCGAAGCCCAAATTTGACTGGGTGAGCCCTCCCGATGGCCCTGAACGCCATTTCCGCTTTAATGGAGCAGGCGGGGGCGTCGGGTCGCCCCGACGGCGCGGGGCCGCGCTCTCAGGTCCCTGGGGCTCCCCGCCGCCTCTGCCGGGGCAGATGCACCCGGCTCCTGGGCCCCGCAGGCCCTCGCCCGCCCTGCTGGCGCCGCCTATGTTTATCTTCCCGGCGCCCACCAATGGCAAGCCTGTGCGCCCCGGGCCTCCCGGCCCGCAGGAgttgccgccgccgccgccgcccaggGCACCACCCACGCCGCCTCCCGCTCCGCCGCCCACCCCGCAGCCGCCGGTGCTCCAGCCCACGCCGCTGCCCGTGGCGCCCCCGCCCACCCCAGGCCCAGGCGACTTGGAGTCGGCCCTGGCTCCCGCCCCGGCTCCCGCCCCGGCTCCCGCTCTGCCCCTTGCCCTGGCTGCCGACCAGGCCCCAGCCCGGGCCTCGGCCCCGGCCCCATCTCCGGCCCAGGCCCCATCTCCGGCCCAGGCCCCGTCCCCGGCTCCAGCTCCAACTCCAACTACGGCCGAGCCATcgccgcccccgcccgcgcctAAGGCCCGCACGCGCAGGAACAAGGGCTCCCGCGCAGCCCGGGGCGCGACCCGTGAGAACGGCGCGCCTGGAGACGGCCCTCACGAACAGACTGCAGCTGCTGTGACTGACAGCGGCGGAGGGAGTGGTGGCGGCGGGGCTCCTCCGGCGGGGACGGCCACCACGGGCGCCGCGCGCCACTGGCCGCCCTTCCAGGTGCTTAACTCGTGTCCCTGCAAGTGTTACTGTCGCCACCAACCGCGCCATCGTCGCCTGCCACGCAACGTGTCTGCCTG GCTGAGCACGCCCACCAACCACCTAAGCGAGCCGCCCTGGGTCGCCACCATCAAGCTGGCTGGCTCGCTGGTAGCCGGGCTGGAGCACTACGACTTGCAGGCCACCCACTCCAACTGA
- the GGN gene encoding gametogenetin isoform X1 has protein sequence MGNVQSEPSAGGGSRKEQASDRSSDSRRTSLAEPEVTPSSPAMRLARGLGVWFPGSSAPPGLLVPPEPQASPSPLPPTLELPSPVTPLSQEAAAAAVSTPPPPPVGTLMPAPSKWRKPTGPPVPRIRGLLEASHRGQGDPPNLRPLPPPPPPRQLMEEDPDPVPRTPTPIPPPMEPRKPLPPPPSDCQPPERRIAPALATPGHGGEGQAGGGACGGALPQAGEGEMARPAASEPGLSLLCKVTFKLGPPLPPAAASSSLATKASLGGGGGGRFFSSTSGAISYAEVLKQGRLAPGAARPSGEVPRGTQEAKGGDGDGEGCSGRPSAPATHAGTLPPPPYTTLPGSKPKFDWVSPPDGPERHFRFNGAGGGVGSPRRRGAALSGPWGSPPPLPGQMHPAPGPRRPSPALLAPPMFIFPAPTNGKPVRPGPPGPQELPPPPPPRAPPTPPPAPPPTPQPPVLQPTPLPVAPPPTPGPGDLESALAPAPAPAPAPALPLALAADQAPARASAPAPSPAQAPSPAQAPSPAPAPTPTTAEPSPPPPAPKARTRRNKGSRAARGATRENGAPGDGPHEQTAAAVTDSGGGSGGGGAPPAGTATTGAARHWPPFQVLNSCPCKCYCRHQPRHRRLPRNVSAW, from the coding sequence ATGGGGAACGTGCAGTCGGAGCCGTCCGCAGGCGGGGGCTCCCGAAAAGAGCAGGCCTCGGACCGCTCCTCCGACTCCCGCCGGACGTCCCTGGCGGAGCCCGAGgtcaccccctcctccccggccaTGCGCCTGGCTCGCGGGCTGGGCGTCTGGTTCCCCGGCAGCTCCGCACCCCCGGGACTCCTGGTTCCCCCGGAGCCCCAGGCCtcaccctcacccctgcccccGACCTTAGAACTGCCCTCGCCAGTGACGCCCCTTTCTCAGGAGGCGGCTGCGGCCGCGGTCTCCacaccacccccgccccccgtGGGGACCCTGATGCCCGCGCCGTCTAAGTGGCGAAAACCCACGGGCCCACCGGTGCCCCGAATCCGCGGTCTGCTGGAGGCGAGCCACCGCGGCCAGGGCGACCCTCCGAATCTCcgcccgctgccgccgccgccgccgccccggcaACTGATGGAAGAGGACCCCGACCCTGTCCCGAGGACCCCAACCCCGATTCCGCCGCCCATGGAGCCGCGGAAGCCGCTGCCGCCGCCACCTTCCGATTGCCAGCCCCCGGAGCGCAGAATCGCCCCCGCGCTGGCCACACCCGGGCACGGCGGCGAAGGCCAGGCGGGCGGCGGGGCCTGCGGTGGGGCGCTTCCCCAGGCCGGCGAGGGCGAGATGGCCCGGCCTGCGGCCTCGGAGCCTGGCCTCAGCCTGCTGTGTAAAGTCACCTTCAAGTTGGGGCCCCCGTTGCCCCCTGCAGCGGCGTCGAGTTCCTTAGCGACCAAAGCCTCCCTCGGGGGCGGCGGAGGTGGAAGATTCTTCTCCTCCACCTCGGGCGCCATCTCTTACGCTGAGGTCCTAAAGCAGGGGCGCCTGGCTCCGGGGGCCGCTCGGCCCTCGGGAGAGGTCCCTCGGGGGACTCAGGAAGCAAAGGGCGGTGATGGAGACGGCGAAGGGTGTTCTGGACGCCCCTCGGCGCCAGCGACCCACGCCGGGACTCTTCCGCCACCACCTTACACCACCTTGCCAGGCTCGAAGCCCAAATTTGACTGGGTGAGCCCTCCCGATGGCCCTGAACGCCATTTCCGCTTTAATGGAGCAGGCGGGGGCGTCGGGTCGCCCCGACGGCGCGGGGCCGCGCTCTCAGGTCCCTGGGGCTCCCCGCCGCCTCTGCCGGGGCAGATGCACCCGGCTCCTGGGCCCCGCAGGCCCTCGCCCGCCCTGCTGGCGCCGCCTATGTTTATCTTCCCGGCGCCCACCAATGGCAAGCCTGTGCGCCCCGGGCCTCCCGGCCCGCAGGAgttgccgccgccgccgccgcccaggGCACCACCCACGCCGCCTCCCGCTCCGCCGCCCACCCCGCAGCCGCCGGTGCTCCAGCCCACGCCGCTGCCCGTGGCGCCCCCGCCCACCCCAGGCCCAGGCGACTTGGAGTCGGCCCTGGCTCCCGCCCCGGCTCCCGCCCCGGCTCCCGCTCTGCCCCTTGCCCTGGCTGCCGACCAGGCCCCAGCCCGGGCCTCGGCCCCGGCCCCATCTCCGGCCCAGGCCCCATCTCCGGCCCAGGCCCCGTCCCCGGCTCCAGCTCCAACTCCAACTACGGCCGAGCCATcgccgcccccgcccgcgcctAAGGCCCGCACGCGCAGGAACAAGGGCTCCCGCGCAGCCCGGGGCGCGACCCGTGAGAACGGCGCGCCTGGAGACGGCCCTCACGAACAGACTGCAGCTGCTGTGACTGACAGCGGCGGAGGGAGTGGTGGCGGCGGGGCTCCTCCGGCGGGGACGGCCACCACGGGCGCCGCGCGCCACTGGCCGCCCTTCCAGGTGCTTAACTCGTGTCCCTGCAAGTGTTACTGTCGCCACCAACCGCGCCATCGTCGCCTGCCACGCAACGTGTCTGCCTGGTGA